The Apium graveolens cultivar Ventura chromosome 6, ASM990537v1, whole genome shotgun sequence genome contains a region encoding:
- the LOC141667057 gene encoding uncharacterized protein LOC141667057 isoform X1 yields MLQINYIAKMLSRQTANSNRLETMAEELQSESGNCPASSGEHSSAKKISVEKVKKGSGKKRGRPKKHIGERSTGANVDMKDSCVGDEIPKIGDFHPSGEHWSAKKNNVEKVKKGSGKKRGRPKKHIGERSTGANVDMKDSCEGDEIPKIGDCHPSGKDLVVAPVSCRKQPRNGVKRHNGMLRKTEKTPMLEGQADATQYQVIPNPAYSHEIDNAKYDYMMINGDSVLDDNQTLSMCYNARLPIGSDDSILLLFSGTLPVDIQDDNGTPSDHGNTVRSSDLPNTDGPRDVPDLNQCAELNDEGEEVGRAAILSTDSMENEDGGDVGTAAFVSTDSMESEETIPFVKRSPLWESICSGKAYMKIKRKPHFQPLKEQEEVLREGSAIGLVVSFNNLCN; encoded by the exons ATGTTACAGATTAACTACATAGCTAAGATGCTCAGTAGGCAGACTGCAAATTCAAACAGATTGGAGACGATGGCTGAAGAATTACAGTCCGAGTCTGGGAATTGTCCTGCTTCCTCAG GGGAACATTCGTCTGCTAAAAAAATTAGTGTTGAGAAAGTAAAAAAAGGTTCTGGGAAAAAGAGGGGAAGACCAAAGAAACATATAG GTGAGAGAAGCACAGGAGCGAACGTAGATATGAAAGATTCCTGTGTAGGGGATGAAATACCAAAAATTGGTGATTTTCATCCCTCTG GGGAACATTGGTCTGCTAAAAAAAATAATGTTGAGAAAGTAAAGAAAGGTTCCGGGAAAAAGAGGGGAAGACCAAAGAAACATATAG GTGAGAGAAGCACAGGAGCGAACGTGGATATGAAAGATTCCTGTGAAGGGGATGAAATACCAAAAATTGGTGATTGTCACCCCTCTGGTAAGGACCTTGTAGTGGCCCCAGTGTCATGTCGTAAACAACCTAGAAATGGAGTGAAAAGACACAATGGTATGCTGAGAAAAACAGAAAAGACCCCTATGCTTGAGGGCCAGGCAGATGCAACACAATATCAAG TTATTCCCAATCCTGCATACTCCCATGAAATTGATAATGCGAAATATGATTATATGATGATCAATGGAGATAGTGTTCTGGATGATAATCAAACTCTATCAATGTGCTATAACGCACGACTTCCAATTGGTTCGGATGATTCAA TATTGTTGTTGTTTTCAGGAACTTTGCCCGTTGACATACAAGATGATAATGGAACTCCATCTGACCATGGGAATACCGTGAGGTCTTCTGATCTTCCGAATACGGATGGTCCTA GAGATGTCCCTGATCTGAATCAATGTGCTGAGTTAAATGATGAAGGTGAAGAAGTTGGAAGAGCTGCGATTTTGAGCACTGATTCTATGGAGAATGAGGATGGTGGAGATGTTGGAACAGCTGCTTTTGTGAGCACCGATTCTATGGAGAGTGAGGAGACTATTCCATTTGTTAAGCGTTCTCCCTTATGGGAAAGTATCTGTTCCGGTAAAGCCTATATGAAGATAAAACGTAAGCCGCACTTCCAGCCTTTAAAAGAACAGGAAGAAGTACTCCGCGAGGGATCTGCAATTGGTCTTGTTGTAAGTTTTAATAATCTCTGCAATTGA
- the LOC141667057 gene encoding uncharacterized protein LOC141667057 isoform X2 — protein sequence MLQINYIAKMLSRQTANSNRLETMAEELQSESGNCPASSGEHSSAKKISVEKVKKGSGKKRGRPKKHIGERSTGANVDMKDSCVGDEIPKIGDFHPSGEHWSAKKNNVEKVKKGSGKKRGRPKKHIGERSTGANVDMKDSCEGDEIPKIGDCHPSGKDLVVAPVSCRKQPRNGVKRHNGMLRKTEKTPMLEGQADATQYQVIPNPAYSHEIDNAKYDYMMINGDSVLDDNQTLSMCYNARLPIGSDDSRTLPVDIQDDNGTPSDHGNTVRSSDLPNTDGPRDVPDLNQCAELNDEGEEVGRAAILSTDSMENEDGGDVGTAAFVSTDSMESEETIPFVKRSPLWESICSGKAYMKIKRKPHFQPLKEQEEVLREGSAIGLVVSFNNLCN from the exons ATGTTACAGATTAACTACATAGCTAAGATGCTCAGTAGGCAGACTGCAAATTCAAACAGATTGGAGACGATGGCTGAAGAATTACAGTCCGAGTCTGGGAATTGTCCTGCTTCCTCAG GGGAACATTCGTCTGCTAAAAAAATTAGTGTTGAGAAAGTAAAAAAAGGTTCTGGGAAAAAGAGGGGAAGACCAAAGAAACATATAG GTGAGAGAAGCACAGGAGCGAACGTAGATATGAAAGATTCCTGTGTAGGGGATGAAATACCAAAAATTGGTGATTTTCATCCCTCTG GGGAACATTGGTCTGCTAAAAAAAATAATGTTGAGAAAGTAAAGAAAGGTTCCGGGAAAAAGAGGGGAAGACCAAAGAAACATATAG GTGAGAGAAGCACAGGAGCGAACGTGGATATGAAAGATTCCTGTGAAGGGGATGAAATACCAAAAATTGGTGATTGTCACCCCTCTGGTAAGGACCTTGTAGTGGCCCCAGTGTCATGTCGTAAACAACCTAGAAATGGAGTGAAAAGACACAATGGTATGCTGAGAAAAACAGAAAAGACCCCTATGCTTGAGGGCCAGGCAGATGCAACACAATATCAAG TTATTCCCAATCCTGCATACTCCCATGAAATTGATAATGCGAAATATGATTATATGATGATCAATGGAGATAGTGTTCTGGATGATAATCAAACTCTATCAATGTGCTATAACGCACGACTTCCAATTGGTTCGGATGATTCAA GAACTTTGCCCGTTGACATACAAGATGATAATGGAACTCCATCTGACCATGGGAATACCGTGAGGTCTTCTGATCTTCCGAATACGGATGGTCCTA GAGATGTCCCTGATCTGAATCAATGTGCTGAGTTAAATGATGAAGGTGAAGAAGTTGGAAGAGCTGCGATTTTGAGCACTGATTCTATGGAGAATGAGGATGGTGGAGATGTTGGAACAGCTGCTTTTGTGAGCACCGATTCTATGGAGAGTGAGGAGACTATTCCATTTGTTAAGCGTTCTCCCTTATGGGAAAGTATCTGTTCCGGTAAAGCCTATATGAAGATAAAACGTAAGCCGCACTTCCAGCCTTTAAAAGAACAGGAAGAAGTACTCCGCGAGGGATCTGCAATTGGTCTTGTTGTAAGTTTTAATAATCTCTGCAATTGA
- the LOC141667057 gene encoding uncharacterized protein LOC141667057 isoform X3 yields MLSRQTANSNRLETMAEELQSESGNCPASSGEHSSAKKISVEKVKKGSGKKRGRPKKHIGERSTGANVDMKDSCVGDEIPKIGDFHPSGEHWSAKKNNVEKVKKGSGKKRGRPKKHIGERSTGANVDMKDSCEGDEIPKIGDCHPSGKDLVVAPVSCRKQPRNGVKRHNGMLRKTEKTPMLEGQADATQYQVIPNPAYSHEIDNAKYDYMMINGDSVLDDNQTLSMCYNARLPIGSDDSILLLFSGTLPVDIQDDNGTPSDHGNTVRSSDLPNTDGPRDVPDLNQCAELNDEGEEVGRAAILSTDSMENEDGGDVGTAAFVSTDSMESEETIPFVKRSPLWESICSGKAYMKIKRKPHFQPLKEQEEVLREGSAIGLVVSFNNLCN; encoded by the exons ATGCTCAGTAGGCAGACTGCAAATTCAAACAGATTGGAGACGATGGCTGAAGAATTACAGTCCGAGTCTGGGAATTGTCCTGCTTCCTCAG GGGAACATTCGTCTGCTAAAAAAATTAGTGTTGAGAAAGTAAAAAAAGGTTCTGGGAAAAAGAGGGGAAGACCAAAGAAACATATAG GTGAGAGAAGCACAGGAGCGAACGTAGATATGAAAGATTCCTGTGTAGGGGATGAAATACCAAAAATTGGTGATTTTCATCCCTCTG GGGAACATTGGTCTGCTAAAAAAAATAATGTTGAGAAAGTAAAGAAAGGTTCCGGGAAAAAGAGGGGAAGACCAAAGAAACATATAG GTGAGAGAAGCACAGGAGCGAACGTGGATATGAAAGATTCCTGTGAAGGGGATGAAATACCAAAAATTGGTGATTGTCACCCCTCTGGTAAGGACCTTGTAGTGGCCCCAGTGTCATGTCGTAAACAACCTAGAAATGGAGTGAAAAGACACAATGGTATGCTGAGAAAAACAGAAAAGACCCCTATGCTTGAGGGCCAGGCAGATGCAACACAATATCAAG TTATTCCCAATCCTGCATACTCCCATGAAATTGATAATGCGAAATATGATTATATGATGATCAATGGAGATAGTGTTCTGGATGATAATCAAACTCTATCAATGTGCTATAACGCACGACTTCCAATTGGTTCGGATGATTCAA TATTGTTGTTGTTTTCAGGAACTTTGCCCGTTGACATACAAGATGATAATGGAACTCCATCTGACCATGGGAATACCGTGAGGTCTTCTGATCTTCCGAATACGGATGGTCCTA GAGATGTCCCTGATCTGAATCAATGTGCTGAGTTAAATGATGAAGGTGAAGAAGTTGGAAGAGCTGCGATTTTGAGCACTGATTCTATGGAGAATGAGGATGGTGGAGATGTTGGAACAGCTGCTTTTGTGAGCACCGATTCTATGGAGAGTGAGGAGACTATTCCATTTGTTAAGCGTTCTCCCTTATGGGAAAGTATCTGTTCCGGTAAAGCCTATATGAAGATAAAACGTAAGCCGCACTTCCAGCCTTTAAAAGAACAGGAAGAAGTACTCCGCGAGGGATCTGCAATTGGTCTTGTTGTAAGTTTTAATAATCTCTGCAATTGA